In Lepus europaeus isolate LE1 chromosome 8, mLepTim1.pri, whole genome shotgun sequence, a single genomic region encodes these proteins:
- the BBS12 gene encoding Bardet-Biedl syndrome 12 protein, with protein sequence MVMAYRAINTRRHVGLQQLSSLAETGRTFLGPVKASKFVVDEQCHESVLISSTVRLLESLDLSSAVGQLLNEAVQAQNSTYRTGTSTLLFLVGAWSHAVEECLHIGVPIPIIVSVMSEGLNSCCEEVVSLQVPVHNIFDHMDNTKTFSGIETFSISLSPFLQVPSDTGLIQEKQDLKGVASQSPSTYNLSEAPVKSPKFFKTQAKVEDDEGKSQARKDRLLAHTCCRKSVLIHSRHFNKADHQWIHKPDGSVEQGASTPKAYRCEDLIELAVGLSHGDHSSMKLVEAAMRLQFQNACVQQDNPTVPFMFDISRIFTCCLPGLPETLSCVCLGYITLVSVSTTTMIKALQNQPVRLVLIEGDLTESYRHVGFNKSANIKTVLDSVKLREDSSEELWINHVLQVLIQFDVNLLLVQGKVSEQLMEKCIHNKRLVIGSVNVKVMQAFAEATGAVQVAYITQVNEDCVGEGVSVTFWSSPVDIVDGSSRMAVVLKTEGINLVTAVLTSPVTAQMQAKEDRFWTCAYRLYYALKEEKVFLGGGAVEFLCLSHLQILAEQSLKKGNHAWSGCLINTSSWLASSLATYRPTVLKCLANGWHKYLSTLVYNTANYPSQLEASSFIQHHVQNAKDSGSPSSYVLNEYSKLSSGIFNLGISNKLEHIPRVYDIVTPKIEAWRRALDLVLLVLQSDSEIITGLGHTQINPQELEGFLFL encoded by the coding sequence ATGGTGATGGCTTACAGGGCCATAAACACAAGACGGCACGTGGGACTGCAACAACTCTCGTCACTAGCAGAAACAGGGAGAACTTTCCTAGGCCCAGTAAAAGCATctaagtttgttgtagatgaaCAGTGTCATGAAAGTGTGTTAATCAGCTCGACAGTACGGCTTCTTGAAAGTTTGGATTTAAGCAGTGCAGTGGGACAACTTCTCAATGAAGCAGTTCAAGCACAGAATAGCACATATAGAACTGGAACCAGTACTCTTTTGTTTCTTGTTGGTGCATGGAGTCATGCTGTTGAAGAATGTCTCCATATAGGTGTCCCCATTCCCATAATAGTGTCAGTGATGTCAGAAGGTTTGAATTCTTGCTGTGAAGAGGTAGTTTCCCTTCAAGTACCTGTCCACAATATATTCGACCACATGGACAACACAAAGACATTTTCGGGAATTGAAACATTTAGTATCAGTTTGTCACCTTTTCTGCAAGTCCCCTCAGACACTGGTTTGATACAGGAAAAGCAGGACCTCAAAGGTGTTGCCTCTCAATCCCCGAGCACTTACAATCTTTCTGAGGCACCTGTGAAGTCACCTAAATTCTTCAAGACTCAAGCTAAGGTTGAAGATGATGAAGGCAAATCACAAGCTCGGAAGGACAGGCTGCTCGCACACACCTGCTGTAGAAAGTCAGTATTAATCCACAGTAGGCACTTTAATAAGGCAGATCATCAGTGGATTCACAAACCAGATGGATCTGTAGAACAAGGTGCATCTACTCCTAAAGCTTACAGATGTGAAGATCTGATAGAGTTGGCAGTGGGCTTGAGCCATGGAGATCACAGCAGCATGAAATTAGTAGAAGCAGCCATGCGGCTGCAATTTCAGAATGCATGTGTGCAGCAAGACAACCCTACAGTGCCATTTATGTTTGACATTTCAAGAATCTTCACTTGTTGTCTGCCAGGTTTACCTGAAACTTTGTCATGTGTTTGTCTGGGATACATCACTCTTGTGTCTGTGTCAACTACTACCATGATCAAAGCATTGCAAAATCAGCCAGTCCGACTAGTTCTCATTGAGGGTGACCTCACAGAGAGTTATCGCCATGTAGGATTTAATAAGTCTGCAAATATTAAAACGGTCTTAGATAGCGTGAAGCTTCGAGAAGATAGCTCAGAAGAACTGTGGATAAATCATGTGTTACAGGTATTAATCCAATTTGATGTGAACCTCCTCCTGGTCCAAGGAAAGGTATCTGAACAGCTAATGGAAAAGTGCATACACAATAAGCGGTTGGTGATCGGGTCAGTGAATgtcaaggtgatgcaggctttCGCAGAGGCCACAGGAGCAGTACAGGTGGCTTATATCACCCAAGTGAATGAAGACTGTGTGGGCGAGGGGGTCTCTGTGACCTTCTGGAGTAGTCCTGTGGATATTGTAGATGGGAGCAGCAGAATGGCAGTTGTGTTAAAAACAGAAGGAATTAATTTGGTCACAGCAGTGCTCACTAGCCCAGTCACTGCACAGATGCAAGCCAAAGAAGATAGGTTCTGGACTTGTGCCTATCGTTTGTATTACGCTCTAAAAGAGGAAAAAGTATTCCTTGGAGGTGGTGCAGTTGAATTTTTATGTCTTAGTCATCTTCAAATTCTTGCAGAGCAATCTCTGAAAAAAGGAAACCATGCCTGGTCAGGTTGCCTTATTAATACCTCCTCTTGGTTAGCCTCGTCTCTGGCAACATATAGACCAACTGTGCTTAAATGCTTGGCAAATGGATGGCACAAATACCTTTCAACTCTTGTATATAACACTGCCAATTACCCATCACAGTTAGAAGCCAGCTCATTCATTCAGCATCATGTACAGAATGCCAAAGATTCAGGCTCTCCTTCATCGTATGTCCTAAATGAATATAGTAAGTTAAGTAGTGGCATTTTTAATTTAGGCATTTCAAATAAACTGGAGCACATTCCAAGAGTTTATGACATCGTTACACCAAAGATTGAGGCATGGCGCCGAGCACTGGATTTAGTACTGTTAGTACTTCAGTCAGACAGTGAAATTATTACTGGACTTGGACACACGCAAATAAATCCACAGGAATTAGagggctttttatttttgtag